TGTACCAGCGACGAGCCCGATCCGCGCAGGTCGACCGGCATCGACGGACCAACGTTGCGGATCGTCGCCGGGTCCGAGCAGGAGAGCGTGGTCGAGACGATCGTCGAACCGTGGTGCGCCGGCAAGGGGTACCACTGCGAGGTGACGCTCAAGGGCTCCGTCGACCAGGCCCGACTGCTCGCCGCCGGCAGCCGCGAGCACGACGCCTACTGGTTCGCCTCCAGCGTCTTCTCCCAGCTCGGCGACAAGGCCAACGTCCTGCAGGACGTGCAGCCGATGTTCCTGACGCCGGTGGTCTTCGCCGGCTGGCGCGGCGAGATGCAACGGCTGGGCTTCGCCGACCGGGCGGACGTCGGGATCGCCGAGATCCTGCGGGCGGTCGAGTCGGGCCGTACGCGGGTCTGGGTGACCAACCCGACGCAGTCCAACTCCGGCGCCACCGTGCTGTTCGGCTTCATGAACTACTTCGCCGGCAACGGCCCGGGCACCCCGCTGAGTCAGCAGCAACTCGACTCCCCGGCGGTCGAGCAGGGCGTCACCCGGTTCATCGCGGCGATGGACCAGACGCCGCCGTCGACGGGCACCCTGATGACCGAGTGCCTCGCCCGCCCGGCCGACTGCCGCACCATGTTCACCTACGAGGACCTGGTCATCGAGAAGAACCAGGAGCTGGTCAGGGCCGGCAAGGAGCCGCTGGTGGTCGCGTACCCCCGCGGCTCGCTGGCGATCAGCGACGCGCCACTGGGCTTCCTGCCGCAGGGCGACGAGGGCGACGCCGTCCGGCGCGGCATCGTCCGCGAGCTGCAGGACCACCTGCTCACCGACCCGGGCGCGCAGGCCCAGTTGCTCAAGCTGGGGCGGCGCCCCGTCACCGGCGTCGGTTTGACCCTGGACAACCCGGACCTGTCCGTGTTCAACCCGGAGTGGGGCATCCAGGCGACCATCAACGAGCAGGGCATCCAGTATCCGGCGGCGCCGGTCATCGAGGCGGCGCTGGACCGCTACCAGACCCGGTACCGGCGCCCTGTCAACACGTTCTACTGCCTCGACGGCAGCGGGTCGATGGCCGCGAACGAGGGATGGAACGGGGTGCAGGCCGCCGCGCACCAGATCTTCGACCAGGACCAGGCCGCGCTCAACTTCCTGCGTACGCACCCGCAGGACTCGACCACCGTCGGCATCTTCAACCGGGATCTCGTCGAGGGCACGCCGTGGGTGGTGGACGGCGACGACGCGGCCGGCCTGCACGGGCTCACCGAGCGGATCAACGCCTACCGCCCCACCGGCGGCACCAACATGTACGCCTGCCTGCAACGGGCCGCCGCCGAGCTGAGCCGGCCGCAGCCCGCCGACCGGCGGCGGCTGGTGGTGCTGATGACCGACGGCCAGTCCGAGAGCGCCGACCGGGGTGGCGCGGTGGCGGCGCTGACGTCGCTGGGCGTACCGGTGGTCGCCATCGCCTTCGGCCGCGACGTCGACGCCGCGCAACTCAGGGAGGTGGCCACGGCCACCGGCGGCGCGTACGTCCAGCAGGACGACCTGGTGTCGGCGCTGCGTCAGGCGGCGGGTTACAAGTGACCGGCCGCCCCACCGACGGACCCCGGGCGCCGCGATGAGAAGGAAACTGGCCGCCCCGGTCGCGCTCGCCGCCGCGGTCGCGGTGTTCACCGGGGTCTTCGCCGGCAGCGGCAGCTTCCTGTGGGCGCCGCTGCTGGCGGTCGCCGCGGCCCTCGGCACGTACCTCATGCTCGACGACCGCAGCCCCGCCCAGGCCCAGGGCGACGACTACCACGACGAGGCGCGGGTCAAGGTCGAGGAGGCGCTCAGGGTCCTGCGGGGCGTCGAACGGCTCAGCCGCGAGGTGCACGCACCGGCCGCCCGCGCCGCCCTGCAATCGGCCTGCCACTACGTACCCGAGTTGTTCGACCGGGTCCGCACGGCCGCGCCGAACAGCCTCTACTCCACGGCCAGCCAGATCGGCGGCCACCTGACCAGCCTCGACGGTGCCGTGCGGCAGTACCTCGACATCCAGCGCAAGCCGGTGCTCTACACCGATCCGGAGGCGCTCAAGCGCAGCGGGGAGCTGGCGTTCGACCGCTTCGCCGCCTTCGCCCTGGACAGCGTGCGGCTGGTCAACCAGGGCGACATCGCGCAGTACCGCGCCAACCTCGACACCGTCGCACCGCCGAAGCTGCCGGAACTGGGATGAAGGAGCCATCGTGAGATTGCCGAGCGTTCGATTCCTGATCGGCCTGGTCACGGTGATCGTCGTCTGCGTCGTCGCCGCGGCGCTGTGGGTCCGTGCCGACGAACCGGCCACCTCGGCCGCCCCGCCGACCGTGGTCAGCTGCCTCGGCGGCTCCGAGAAGACCGAGCTGATGGCCGACGCCGACGTCACCCGGATCCTGCGCGACAGGTACCAGCTGGAGATCAGCTTCCAGCCACTCGGCTCGTACGACCAGGTGCAGTTGAGCAGCGACGACCTCAAGGCACGCCAGCTCGACTGCCTCTGGCCGTCGAGCGCCAGCGCGCAGAGCGTCTTCGAGGCGCAGCATCAGGGCGCGTTCCCGGACTACCGGGCGGAGAACCTGCTCCAGTCTCCCGAGGTGGTCTACGCGGGGCCGCGCGGCACCGAGGCCCTGATCAAACGCGGTCTCGTCGAGCAGCGGGAGAACCGGTACTACCTGGTCGACATGAAGTCCCTGCTGCTGGAGCACGTACTCAAGAAGCAGACCTGGGACGGCATCGGCGCGGCCGACCTGCGCGGGCCGATCAGCGTGGCCAGCACCGACGCGGCCAAGTCGAACAGCGGCTTCGTGCTCGCCCAGCTCCAGTTGAGCATCATCGCCACCGACGACGTGTTCCAGGCACCGAACCTCGCCCAGGCGCGCCGGGCCCTGCCCACCATGCGGGCGGTGTACGACGCGCAGGGGCTACAGGCACGCAGCTCCGACTCCGGGTTCCGGGAATGGCTCACCCAGGGCGGCGAGTTCAAGTCACCGCTCTACGCCGGCTACGAGAACCAGCTCATCCAGCTGGTCGCGCACGGCGACGTGAACACCGCCAGCGTGCTCAAGAACGTCCGGCTGCTCTACCCCGACCCGACCATCTACAGCGATCATCCGCTGCTGGCGCTCAACGCCTCCGCCGCCCG
This is a stretch of genomic DNA from Micromonospora sp. WMMD1082. It encodes these proteins:
- a CDS encoding vWA domain-containing protein, yielding MRVKGIAAVAAAMMVLAAGCTSDEPDPRRSTGIDGPTLRIVAGSEQESVVETIVEPWCAGKGYHCEVTLKGSVDQARLLAAGSREHDAYWFASSVFSQLGDKANVLQDVQPMFLTPVVFAGWRGEMQRLGFADRADVGIAEILRAVESGRTRVWVTNPTQSNSGATVLFGFMNYFAGNGPGTPLSQQQLDSPAVEQGVTRFIAAMDQTPPSTGTLMTECLARPADCRTMFTYEDLVIEKNQELVRAGKEPLVVAYPRGSLAISDAPLGFLPQGDEGDAVRRGIVRELQDHLLTDPGAQAQLLKLGRRPVTGVGLTLDNPDLSVFNPEWGIQATINEQGIQYPAAPVIEAALDRYQTRYRRPVNTFYCLDGSGSMAANEGWNGVQAAAHQIFDQDQAALNFLRTHPQDSTTVGIFNRDLVEGTPWVVDGDDAAGLHGLTERINAYRPTGGTNMYACLQRAAAELSRPQPADRRRLVVLMTDGQSESADRGGAVAALTSLGVPVVAIAFGRDVDAAQLREVATATGGAYVQQDDLVSALRQAAGYK